cacaCTCCCCTGCATaacctccatcttcttccccaaaTCCTTAATCAAATTATGCCGTCTAGACACACTCAACCCCTCAAAAAGCGACCTCATCTccctcaaatccaccacaATCCCATTCTGCTCCCTActcaaccccatcttcttctcctcagaAGCAACCGACCCAGCCGACAGCGCCGTAACCGCAAACCGCATCATCTCCCCAGTTAAATCAAACAAACCCAACAGATAATCCTCCTCCGTGACGAGTATCTCGGCGGGGAGTTTCGTGCGCACTTCGGGGAGCGTGATGAGGGTCTGCGAGGTGAGATAGTGGTGGAAGGAGAGCGCCTCGATATATTCCTGAATTGCGCCGCTGAGTTGACGCTGGTAGCGCCATTTGTTTGGGCCGGTGAGGTCTGGGAGGGCGTTGGTGAAGAGGGATTGGATTTGGGTGAAGCGGGATTGAGTTTCTTTTGTGATGTTTTCCGGGAGCGGGGCGTTGAGTTTGCGGATTCTGGGGAGTTTTATCTTGTTAGACTTTGTTTTTTGAGGGTGttgatgggttggttggGTGTGTTACCGTTGGAGGGAGAAGATACTGCGGCTTGTGTTagcttgctttgcttttgcttgctCGATGAAATTGGCTATGTGCATAACCTAAGATAGATGGGAACAGGTTATAAACATACATCTTCTTGCTCAGTGCCGTGATATCTCTTGAGATCTTGATTAGTCGCTCGCGCCGATCGTGGTGCTCATCTAGCTCGTTGCGGAAGGTCTCGAAGATGGAGTGAATTTGCGTCGGTTGTTCGGCCATTGTAATAGTAGTCtgatggttgttgttgttgttgttgggttggagTGAGAGCTGTTTGCCGTCCCAGGTGCGTTTGGTTCCGGCCATTTATTTGTGTCGACTGGAGtgggatggtggtgatgaaaTGGAGGGGGATTATTTGCGGGAATGAAATTAATTCAATCACTGATTGATGGGCGTCATCATTGGACTTTGGGGCTAGGACTGATCGGGGTGATTATCTGATAAGATGGAATTGCTTTGGGCAGTTGGTGGCCATGTGCCATAGGTGGAGaggtttcttttttgcttcttttttcccccaTGATCTTACTATATGAGGCTggttctttattttttttttcttgctcttctgtgCTGGGTATCGTTTGATTGGCTGATCGCGTAATCTCATTCTGTCTGTATTGAGAATGGTAGTGAATATACACCTGAGCTCACCATTAACGTGCAAGAGATACatatagtagtagttgaTGGGCTCGTGTTTCTCTAGACTTGCTTATCAATACTACCCTAAGTGAAGCTAGTTGCATATAACAAGCATTTCCGGTTGTTTAATGTGTAATTAGTAGATAGGTTCGTTAAATAATTCATTCCGAGGTTCTATACCTCGAATAATCAATCATTTCTAGGCTATGACCCCGTCAATTTTCTTCTAAGCCCATAACATACACTGGCATGTCATGTCATGATTGGGTCATTGGATATTGGACATCCTGTAATAAAGCCGCACACTCAATCAAACCCATTCCACATAATCACTGGCCAAGATACTTGTACTTCAGAGGAGCATCACCTGCCTTCAGCCCGGTTACGGTGACTGTTTGCCCATCTCCCGGGACAATGTCCATAGCACTGTCGCTAACTCTGATGCCATCCCTTTCCTCGAAGACGAGGCATTTGACAGGCTTTTTCGCGGTGATCAGCAGTTTCTGCTCGTTACCCGATTCTGAAACCTTGTTCACTTCCAGTCCTCGATCGGATAAATCAAGATACTTGAACGGCTGGGGCCAATCCACATCGCGAGCAGTAACCTCACCATCCACCCAGAGTCGAGCAGCGAGTACGTGAGGTTCGGGTTGTGCCTTATGGTCAATGACACCTTCCAGGATGTTTGTAGTGCCGTTCGGCACTATTTTGACGTTGTCACGCAGGATGG
This window of the Aspergillus oryzae RIB40 DNA, chromosome 8 genome carries:
- a CDS encoding translin family protein (translin-associated protein X), which gives rise to MAEQPTQIHSIFETFRNELDEHHDRRERLIKISRDITALSKKIIRKLNAPLPENITKETQSRFTQIQSLFTNALPDLTGPNKWRYQRQLSGAIQEYIEALSFHHYLTSQTLITLPEVRTKLPAEILVTEEDYLLGLFDLTGEMMRFAVTALSAGSVASEEKKMGLSREQNGIVVDLREMRSLFEGLSVSRRHNLIKDLGKKMEVMQGSVEKVERAAYGILVRGSERPAGWMPDLSGGGDEGY